GTCCTAATTTTGAGGAGGAGGACTTCTTGAAACCATCTTGTAATTCACAATCAAAGTATGTTTCTCCACCGAAACGGTCTCCTGAGAGAACTCCTGAGAGAACTCCTAAGAGATCCCCTGTGAACAGGAGGTCTCCCCCCAGATATTTAAGAAATAGATCTCCACCTGCTCGTAGACCTAGTTTCAATTCTTATTCAAGGGATGATAATGTAGAAACTGTGCGTTCATGTTTGTATTGCGGGTTAGGAGGTCATAGGGCTATTCTTTGTTTAAAACGATTCATAGCTCCGAGAAGGAGGATTGAGCTGAGTCCCCCTAAAAGTTTTCAAAAGTTTCGAACGGCTTCTCCTCCTAAGAATCAAATGTCGTCTAGACCTAACTCTCAAGGGTCTAGTCAACATGTGATTTATAAGAATCCTTCCAAGACTGAAAATAGTAAAAGGGTTAAGCAAGATAATGTTTATTTTAAGAAACCCTTACATAAAAGCCAAGTATGGGTAACAAAGGAGGGTTCTAATGTGACTTGTGGTTCGGGTACCACTTTCAGGGAAAATGCAATGGTTGTTAATGTAAATGGGAAATTTATTGCCAAAAAGGCATGGGTATCCCCCTCAAACTAATGATTTTTCAAATTgtttgtgcaggtcgcctacagtccaaacaaaaacacttggattgttgatagtggggtgttcaggcacatgacaggaaacatgtcTCTGCTGAATGATGTTAAATCTATTAAGGGTGGACCTTTTTCTTTTGCGGGTGATCAAGGAGGGTTTATAACTGCTAAAGGGATGATTTTAAATTCCTCGGTCAGTTTTGACAAAGTGAGTTATGTAAAGGAAATGTCCAATAACCTGCTGTCTGTCCCTCAAGTGTGTGATAAGAGGCACAATGTTTTATTTGACGAACAGCAGTGTTACATCATgagaaaagattataaagttccaGAAGATATGATTCTTATAACGGCACCAAGATGTCAAGACTTGTACATTCTGGATATGTCAAAGGCTTATGTTCATGCAGCTACAGGGCATCAGGCTTTTGTGTCCAAAGCTTTTGAACAAGAGTCTATGTTATGGCATAAAAGGATGGGTCACTTGAGTTTCAGGAAAATGAACCATTTAGTTCACAATCGTTTAGTGGAAGGGGTAAATGTATTCAGGCTCCTGTTGGTTGTGTCCCGTGTAAGAAAGGGAAGCAAGCTAAGAAACCACACAAGGCTAAGAAACATCACTCCATTGATACTCCTCTTGAGATGCTACATATGGATCTATTCGGTCCAGTTAACAAGAAGCGCATCACTGGACATTCCTATTGCTTAGTGGTTACTGATGAATTCTCACGGTTTACATGGGTTGTGTTGCTGAAAAATAAAGCTGATACTCTTGAACAAATCAAGTTGCTGATCACGAGGCTTGAAACGTTGTATAAATTGAGGGTTAGAAGGATCCGAACAGATAATGGGACAGAGTTCAAAAATAAGAAAATGGAAGAGTATTGTAATGAAAGAGGAATTCAACAACAATTCAGTTCACCTTACACTCcccagatgaatggtgttgctgaaagaaagaatcatACTCTAATTGAGACTGCTAGGACCATGCTGGCTGACTCAGAATTACCAGTTACCTTTTAGAGTGAAGAAGTTTTGAATGCGTGTTATACGATGAATAGAGTGCTTGTTGTGAAACATCACGGTAAGACATGTTATAAGCTGTTACTAAAAAGAAAACCTCACATTAAACATCTCGAACCATTTGGTTCTCTTTGTACTATAATGGTTAGAGATACAGGTGAGAAATTCAATCTGAAGGTTGTTACAGGTAGGTTCTTGGGTTGTGGGAATGCGTGCAAACGGGTTTATAAATTGGAATCACGGTGCATTGAGGAATGTACCGAAATCGATGTTCAAAGACATGCAGCAATTCCAGCCGGTAAAGGGTATACGTGGCAGTTTGATTATGATAATTTGTTTGATTCATTCAATCTTTTAGaggatgactctgatgatgaagagATTGCTGCACAAATAATGTATAACATGCGTATCTCTGCTGAACGTATGTCTGATGTGCGTGTGAAATCTCAAGTGCCTAGTGTAACTGATAATAAAGCACCAGTGACAGGGGCTAATGATGATGACTCAGATTCCAGTGATTCAGTTCCGGCATTAGAGGAATCGACTTTACAATTTGAGGGGGAGGATGTGTATCTGGATGAAGTTTATGAGGATTTGGTGGATGAGGAACCCACTAGAACCGTGCTAGAGGAACCTATTCAGCATGAGGAACCTTTACAAACAGTTACTGTGGATCCTTTACAAACCAATACAGATGACATCACTGAATCAGGCGGACTACGATGGTCTGGTCGATCGGTATCTCTTCCTAAACATTTTGATGATTATGTGATTAACCCTGCAGGTGTTTCAGGTGCTAATACAGGTGAATCTTCTGCTTCGGACGAGCGTGTAACACCCTCTGCAAATGTTGTTACTGCTTTTTATGCTCAATTGAATCAGACCGGAAGAATCTTCAGGAATGCATAATATGCTTTTGTATCGCAAATCGAACGTGAAGACATCAAAGATGCATTGCAGTATGATGAATGGGTTTCAGCTATGCAGGAAGAACttcaacaatttaatcatttggaTGTTTGGAGGTTGGTAATACCACCTACAGGCTGTAAGCCGTATGGTCTGAAGTGGGTAttgaagaataagaaagatgaTCAAGATATCGTGATCAGGAACAAAGTAAGATTGGTTGTTCGAGGTTATCAACAAATTCCAGAAGTTGATTACGACGAAGTATATGCTCCGGTTGCCAGACTTGAGGCAATACGGATGTTTTTGGCATTTGCTTCGTGGAAAGGttttaaagtttatcaaatggatgttaagagtgcatttttgTATGGTACTCTCCAGGAGACTGTCTTTGTAACTCAGCCAACGGGCTTTGTTGATCCACATCATCTAGAGAAAGTGTATCTCTTAGAAAAGgcgctttatggtcttcaccaagccccgagagcttggtatgctaCTCTGTCAAACTATATGATAGAGAACGGTTTTAGATGAGGGGTCATCGATCAGACTCTATTTATTAAGAAAAGGAGTGACGACATTATGTTGGTACAGGTATATGTGGACGATATCATCTTTGGGTCAACCGATCAGAAAATGGTTGATGAGTTTCAGGATGTAATGCAAAAACGATTCAAGATGAGTTCACTAGGAGCCATTAATATTTTCTTGGGGTTGCAGGTTGATCAAACAGAAAAATGCATTTTCTTACATCAATCAAAGTATGTAGCTGACATCTTGAGCCGGTTCAAGATGGAAGATGAACGAATTACCAAGAATCCTCTGTCGGTGAATCACGAGATTACACCAGAAAACACAGGACGAAAAGTCAATCCAACACTATACAGGGCTAttattggttctttaatgtatcttacGGTATCCCGCCCAGATATCATGTTCGCGACTTgtttgtgtgctcgttatcaggcacaACCGAATGTGAATCGTATGTTAGCAGCAAAAAAGATCATGCGTTATCTAAAGGGAACTCCAAGTTTGGGCTTATGGTATCCAAGAAAGGATGGGTTCGATCTAACAGCATTTAGTGATTCTGATTACGGGGGTTGTAAAAGAGATTTCAAATCAACTTTGGGTGGTTGTCAGTTTCTAGGTAGCAGGTTGGTAAGTTGGCAGTGTAAGAAACAAACGGCAGTCGCACAATCAACGTGTGAGACTGAATATATTGCAGTGGCAAGTTGCACTTCTCAGGTTGTCTGGATTCAGCAATAACTTCGGGattacggtttgcaaatttctaacactcctatatatgttgataatactgctgctattgctgtTACTAAAAACCCAGTtaatcattctaagaccaaacacttAGGGATCAAGTACCATTTCATTAGGGACTGTTATGAAAAGAAATTAATCGACGTCCTACAAATAGGTACTACAACCCAAAGGGCTTATTTGTTTACGAAAGCATTTGACCGACCTCGTTTCCTATTCCTATTAAATGTGTTAGGAGTGAAAGATAGGGCGGAGG
This window of the Rutidosis leptorrhynchoides isolate AG116_Rl617_1_P2 chromosome 7, CSIRO_AGI_Rlap_v1, whole genome shotgun sequence genome carries:
- the LOC139860189 gene encoding uncharacterized mitochondrial protein AtMg00810-like, encoding MLVQVYVDDIIFGSTDQKMVDEFQDVMQKRFKMSSLGAINIFLGLQVDQTEKCIFLHQSKYVADILSRFKMEDERITKNPLSVNHEITPENTGRKVNPTLYRAIIGSLMYLTVSRPDIMFATCLCARYQAQPNVNRMLAAKKIMRYLKGTPSLGLWYPRKDGFDLTAFSDSDYGGCKRDFKSTLGGCQFLGSRLVSWQCKKQTAVAQSTCETEYIAVASCTSQVVWIQQ